The Candidatus Eisenbacteria bacterium genome includes the window GTCGGCGAGCATCTCCACGAGCGCGCGCACCGAAGCGAGGCCGTCCCGGGCAAGCGGCAGCCACGGAAGCGCGGACGCGAGAGCGGCGAAGGGCAGCACCGCCAGATCGTGACGTGCGCGGAAGTGCGCCCGTTCGTGCGCCAGCACAGCCTGCAGCTCGCGCTCGTTCAACAGCGAGAGCGTGCCGGTGCTGAGAACCACCCTCGGCCGAAGGCCGGGCACGCCGTACGCGACCGGCGACGGGTGCTCGAGCAGGAGCATTCCGTCGTCGCCCGAAAGTGGCTCCGCGACGAGGCCGAGCACCCGACGGTGCTTCCGTCGTTCCAGCGCGGTCCTGCGAAACTCGTTCGCGAGAAGGACCACGAACTGGATTCCGAGTCCCAGCGCGAGTACGACCAGCGTCAGCTGGAGCGGGCTGAAGGCGCCCCAGCGACACTCCACCAGGCACCACAGCGCTCTCCTGAGG containing:
- a CDS encoding M56 family metallopeptidase, coding for MAALVATVGVILSVGIRPWRMAFVPGLRRALWCLVECRWGAFSPLQLTLVVLALGLGIQFVVLLANEFRRTALERRKHRRVLGLVAEPLSGDDGMLLLEHPSPVAYGVPGLRPRVVLSTGTLSLLNERELQAVLAHERAHFRARHDLAVLPFAALASALPWLPLARDGLASVRALVEMLADDSAARRESTTALAAAIVHVARGVVPAGALAGRGGNVACRVQRLSADRHAARTWMTPLAYGAACVIAAVPCVLLVAASANLR